A genomic segment from Thermococcus sp. encodes:
- a CDS encoding DEAD/DEAH box helicase, whose translation MHPLLKKAIKERFGKLNRLQQDAFKEVNGKKSVLIIAPTGSGKTEAAVLPVFDEILEKDLRPIAALYIAPLKALNRDLLERLEWWGQKLGIRVEVRHGDTSAYRKARQTKNPPQMLIITPETLGVILTVKSFRKHLGNVKFVIIDEIAELVDNKRGAQLLLNLERLAEITDFRRIGMTAAVGNEEEIRKWLKADTTVKPPWKKNYRFHVLYPIPNGGDEQLAEELSLSPDIATRLRLLWEIVEKHGKALIFTNTRQFAEILAHRLKAWGKPVEVHHGSLAKEARVKAENALKEGKIRALICTSSMELGIDIGDVDVVIQYMSPRQVNRLVQRAGRAKHRIGEVSEAYVITSNVEDYLQSLIIAKYALEGRFEAVEPMGGLDVLAHFIVGVLIEYKRLSREKPYEIARRAYVYRELSWEDYLDVLGVLEDARLVGYDKEKNLLYLRRGAFQYYYENLSTIPDEVSWRVLDAGSGHIIGRLDERFVVDLEEGMDFVMNGRSWIVLKIDDESRLIKVRESRSLESAIPSWEGEMIPVPFGVALAVGRLKRELAFDFEKAKELLKGVDFREEEMRRAFEEIRSEPFSTDMDIIVESTPKALVIHADFGNRANEALGRLVHSFLILRYGRVFSVRAQAHAVVFKTPFQLNPEEAKGYLYGDPERLEFIVSRALRDSHAYRWRMLNVAKRFGALRRDARIRRIERLFEGTVIERETLNELYHDKVDVRKGKLVLEMLKGSTMRVKTALRREPSTLARLNMTVGGEFLLSGTLERDEILELFRNRLLDHEVVLVCTNCGWNSKTKVSRLRSIKNRECPRCGSRMLAVAHPIDAEEFLPVLDKVRHGKPLERKEERVYRKLLKAADLVDAYGFEAVLALASYGTGPDTAARILAQYKGDALLVALMERERQFIRTRKFWVDQKEKGKEGENVGES comes from the coding sequence ATGCATCCCCTCCTCAAAAAGGCAATCAAGGAGCGCTTCGGGAAGCTCAACAGGCTCCAGCAGGATGCGTTCAAAGAGGTTAATGGGAAAAAGAGTGTTTTAATCATCGCTCCAACCGGTTCCGGAAAAACGGAGGCCGCTGTTCTTCCAGTCTTCGACGAAATCCTTGAGAAGGACCTTAGACCCATAGCAGCACTATACATCGCCCCGCTCAAGGCTTTGAACAGGGATCTACTGGAGAGGCTCGAGTGGTGGGGACAGAAGCTTGGGATACGCGTCGAGGTGAGGCACGGCGATACATCTGCCTACAGGAAGGCCAGACAGACAAAGAACCCACCTCAAATGCTCATCATCACCCCCGAAACCCTTGGCGTTATCCTAACGGTTAAATCGTTTAGAAAGCATCTTGGAAACGTTAAGTTTGTGATAATAGACGAGATAGCCGAGCTGGTGGACAACAAGCGCGGGGCACAGCTCCTTCTAAACCTCGAGCGACTCGCAGAGATAACGGACTTCAGGAGAATTGGGATGACCGCCGCGGTCGGCAACGAGGAGGAGATAAGAAAGTGGCTGAAGGCCGACACCACGGTAAAACCCCCGTGGAAAAAGAACTACCGCTTCCACGTCCTCTACCCCATACCAAATGGGGGAGATGAACAACTTGCAGAGGAGCTGAGCCTCTCGCCGGATATAGCGACCAGGCTAAGGCTCCTCTGGGAAATCGTTGAAAAGCACGGAAAGGCACTCATATTTACCAACACGCGCCAGTTCGCAGAGATCTTGGCCCACCGCCTCAAGGCTTGGGGGAAGCCAGTGGAGGTTCACCACGGTTCACTCGCCAAGGAGGCGCGCGTTAAAGCGGAAAATGCACTGAAGGAAGGTAAAATCCGGGCTTTAATCTGTACTTCATCGATGGAGCTGGGGATAGACATAGGTGATGTTGACGTTGTGATTCAATACATGAGTCCCCGCCAGGTCAACAGGCTAGTCCAGCGCGCGGGAAGGGCAAAACACAGGATTGGGGAGGTCAGCGAAGCCTACGTCATCACATCCAACGTCGAAGACTACCTCCAGAGTCTGATAATAGCGAAGTATGCACTGGAAGGCCGTTTTGAAGCGGTTGAGCCGATGGGCGGCCTCGACGTCCTCGCTCACTTCATCGTTGGGGTGCTCATCGAGTACAAGCGTCTGTCGCGAGAGAAACCCTACGAGATAGCGAGGAGGGCCTACGTTTACAGAGAGCTAAGCTGGGAAGACTACCTCGACGTCCTTGGTGTTCTTGAGGATGCAAGGCTGGTGGGCTACGACAAGGAGAAAAACCTCCTCTATCTCCGCAGAGGAGCGTTCCAGTACTACTACGAGAACCTCTCAACGATACCGGATGAGGTTTCCTGGAGGGTTTTGGATGCCGGGAGCGGGCACATAATCGGAAGGCTTGATGAGAGATTTGTGGTGGATTTGGAGGAGGGCATGGACTTCGTTATGAACGGACGGAGCTGGATAGTGCTAAAGATAGACGATGAGAGCCGGTTGATTAAAGTCCGCGAGAGCAGAAGCCTAGAGAGTGCGATACCGAGCTGGGAGGGTGAGATGATTCCAGTTCCCTTCGGCGTTGCCCTCGCCGTCGGCAGGCTGAAAAGGGAGCTGGCCTTTGACTTCGAGAAGGCGAAGGAGCTTTTAAAAGGCGTCGATTTCAGGGAGGAGGAAATGAGAAGGGCATTCGAGGAGATAAGAAGCGAGCCATTCTCGACAGACATGGACATCATTGTGGAGAGCACGCCTAAAGCGCTTGTAATCCACGCGGACTTTGGCAACAGAGCGAATGAGGCCCTTGGGAGGCTCGTACACTCCTTCCTGATCCTCCGCTACGGCAGGGTCTTCTCCGTCAGGGCACAGGCCCATGCGGTTGTGTTTAAAACACCCTTCCAACTGAACCCAGAGGAGGCCAAGGGCTACCTCTACGGGGATCCAGAGAGGCTGGAGTTCATAGTTTCAAGGGCCCTCCGGGATTCCCACGCCTACCGCTGGAGGATGTTGAACGTGGCGAAGCGCTTCGGTGCTCTGAGAAGGGACGCGAGGATCAGGAGGATAGAGAGGCTCTTTGAGGGAACGGTAATCGAGAGGGAGACTCTGAACGAGCTGTACCACGACAAGGTTGACGTGAGGAAAGGAAAACTTGTCCTCGAAATGCTCAAGGGGAGTACTATGAGGGTGAAAACGGCCCTCAGAAGGGAGCCATCGACGCTGGCAAGGCTCAACATGACCGTAGGCGGGGAGTTCCTGCTGAGTGGAACCCTTGAGAGGGATGAGATCCTTGAGCTGTTCAGGAACAGACTACTCGACCATGAGGTAGTTCTGGTCTGCACAAACTGCGGCTGGAACTCGAAGACGAAGGTTTCACGACTGAGGAGCATCAAAAACAGAGAATGCCCGCGCTGTGGCTCGAGGATGTTAGCGGTTGCCCACCCAATCGATGCCGAGGAATTTTTGCCTGTCTTGGATAAGGTTCGCCACGGAAAGCCTCTCGAAAGGAAGGAGGAGAGAGTTTACAGGAAACTTCTGAAAGCAGCTGACCTGGTGGACGCCTACGGCTTCGAGGCGGTTTTGGCACTGGCCAGCTACGGAACCGGCCCGGACACCGCGGCGAGAATTCTGGCACAGTACAAGGGGGATGCACTTCTGGTAGCCCTCATGGAGCGTGAGAGACAGTTCATCAGGACGAGGAAGTTCTGGGTGGATCAAAAGGAGAAGGGCAAAGAAGGAGAAAACGTGGGTGAATCGTAG
- a CDS encoding M20/M25/M40 family metallo-hydrolase — protein sequence MKTERAKEILLRLLKIPSPSGREDRIMLHIMEFLHRLDYDVRIESDGEIIDLVVNPDADLFYEVHVDTIPMREEPFVRGNIIYGTGSSDIKGGAAAILLMLESLKKEGKDLNVGVVFVSDEELGGRGSALFMERYKPKMAVVLEPTDLEVHVAHAGNIEAYFEVDGKEAHGACPEGGVNAIEETYKMLEEMKKLEPFKAKGKYFDPHIGIQELICENPIYLIPTFCKGRLEARLLPNQEAEDILDLLNPILDEYTLKYEYAEIWDGYELDEGEEIVQLAKKAMEKTDIDEFGGMRSWTDAINFMYNGTKTIVFGPGNLDISHTKNEHIDVRDVVTASEFLKVLNEVYGGE from the coding sequence ATGAAGACCGAACGCGCGAAGGAGATACTCCTTCGGCTTTTAAAAATCCCTTCTCCGTCAGGCAGAGAGGACAGGATAATGCTCCACATCATGGAGTTCCTTCACAGGCTTGATTACGACGTTCGCATCGAGAGCGACGGCGAGATAATAGACTTAGTTGTGAACCCCGACGCGGACCTTTTCTATGAAGTTCACGTTGATACGATTCCAATGAGGGAGGAGCCCTTCGTCAGGGGAAACATAATCTACGGAACAGGCTCGAGCGATATAAAGGGTGGAGCAGCCGCGATACTCCTCATGCTTGAGAGCCTGAAGAAAGAAGGCAAAGACCTCAACGTTGGAGTGGTCTTCGTCAGCGACGAGGAACTCGGAGGAAGAGGCTCTGCCCTCTTTATGGAGCGCTACAAGCCCAAGATGGCCGTCGTGCTCGAACCTACAGACTTGGAAGTCCACGTAGCCCACGCTGGCAACATTGAAGCTTATTTCGAGGTTGATGGGAAGGAGGCCCATGGAGCGTGCCCCGAGGGCGGTGTCAACGCCATAGAGGAAACCTACAAGATGCTCGAGGAGATGAAGAAGCTCGAGCCGTTCAAAGCTAAGGGCAAGTACTTCGACCCGCACATTGGCATACAGGAGCTAATCTGCGAGAATCCCATCTACTTGATTCCTACGTTCTGTAAAGGCCGCCTTGAGGCTCGCCTTCTCCCGAACCAGGAAGCCGAGGACATACTCGACCTTCTCAACCCGATTCTAGATGAATACACACTAAAATACGAGTATGCCGAGATATGGGACGGCTACGAGCTTGATGAGGGCGAGGAGATAGTTCAGCTCGCTAAAAAGGCGATGGAGAAAACTGATATAGACGAGTTCGGTGGCATGAGGAGCTGGACCGACGCGATAAACTTCATGTACAACGGGACGAAAACCATAGTCTTTGGCCCCGGCAACCTCGACATCTCACACACGAAGAACGAGCACATAGACGTCAGGGACGTTGTTACGGCGAGCGAGTTCCTCAAGGTCCTCAACGAAGTTTATGGTGGTGAGTGA
- a CDS encoding MBL fold metallo-hydrolase: MKISSIEGFPRELVPVELPPHTVMLRGIAWDSNIYLVRDGDEALIIDTGTGVNWHVYTKIWEREGHLNGVKKAFIFNTHEHFDHVGGNRPLKGWLERKGIEALFAAHETTAKTLEKGDDYVILAYSYGRRFEPQKVELKLKEGDKLRIGSLELELIHTPGHTTGSSCLYLDDGETRIMFTGDTVFKGTVGRTDLPTGNGRELRESIEKLSDFEVDFGLPGHGRYIDNWKGNLTKILGWLP; the protein is encoded by the coding sequence ATGAAAATAAGCTCCATAGAGGGGTTCCCGAGGGAGTTGGTGCCCGTTGAGCTCCCGCCCCACACTGTGATGCTCCGTGGAATAGCGTGGGACTCGAACATCTACCTCGTGCGGGACGGTGACGAGGCCCTGATAATAGACACCGGGACGGGGGTCAACTGGCACGTCTACACCAAAATCTGGGAGAGGGAAGGTCATCTCAACGGAGTGAAGAAAGCCTTCATTTTCAACACTCACGAGCACTTCGACCACGTCGGGGGAAACAGACCACTGAAGGGATGGCTAGAAAGGAAGGGTATTGAAGCCCTCTTCGCCGCCCACGAAACAACCGCGAAAACCCTTGAGAAGGGCGACGATTACGTCATCCTCGCCTACTCCTATGGGAGGAGATTCGAACCGCAGAAAGTTGAGTTAAAGCTCAAGGAGGGAGACAAGCTCAGAATTGGCTCTTTAGAGCTTGAGCTGATCCACACACCTGGCCACACCACCGGAAGCTCATGCCTCTACCTCGACGACGGAGAAACGAGGATTATGTTCACAGGGGACACGGTTTTCAAGGGCACGGTGGGGAGAACGGACCTTCCCACCGGGAACGGCCGGGAATTGAGGGAGAGCATTGAGAAGCTCTCGGATTTCGAGGTGGACTTCGGTCTCCCCGGACACGGTAGGTACATAGACAACTGGAAGGGGAACCTCACGAAGATACTGGGGTGGCTTCCATGA
- a CDS encoding DUF504 domain-containing protein, giving the protein MRKGSVKEVLARIKYDPREDESDYYIIIEHRGAYGDVKRIPVDAIELGHGYFFVGDAQIPYHRILRVVRNDGRVIWETRKL; this is encoded by the coding sequence ATGAGGAAGGGATCCGTCAAGGAGGTGCTGGCGAGGATCAAGTACGACCCGCGCGAGGATGAAAGTGATTATTATATTATCATTGAGCACCGCGGGGCCTATGGAGACGTGAAGAGGATTCCAGTTGATGCGATAGAACTCGGTCATGGATACTTCTTCGTCGGCGACGCCCAGATACCATACCACCGCATCCTGAGGGTCGTTAGGAATGATGGTAGAGTAATCTGGGAGACGAGGAAGCTATAA
- a CDS encoding ferritin family protein, whose product MPHLSPELKRYMERVIETLRDRPVKEILSYAIFNERDEVEYYRKLAEHAGRESIKILFIQMADESQEHHDRLYSLFKKLYSDEEPVKVDAPPIEVAPFYPEFETVDDYLGALGYCMQSELFAQQTYELLSQKATREDSRVLFAQLADMEKNHYERLKKAYDLLAGFNARKMLPEDVSPGGYLFPDRIKARYMLLDLMGKGLKPYVFSRDPSKRLFDWFKRDDINAVWVSSAPVKGVVTPGSLISSKTDLVDLLESENAVLLIENFETIVVSGGFVRAFDMVSILRDVANCVRLLPPRPRQGECPAREGVGDTRIGA is encoded by the coding sequence ATGCCGCACCTGTCGCCTGAACTCAAGAGATACATGGAGAGGGTTATAGAGACCCTTAGAGACCGACCGGTTAAGGAGATACTGAGCTACGCCATCTTCAACGAGCGAGACGAGGTTGAGTACTACCGCAAACTGGCGGAACACGCCGGCAGGGAGAGTATAAAGATCCTCTTCATCCAGATGGCCGACGAGAGCCAGGAACACCACGACAGACTTTATTCCCTATTCAAAAAGCTGTATTCTGATGAGGAACCTGTTAAGGTTGACGCTCCCCCCATTGAGGTTGCGCCCTTCTACCCGGAGTTTGAGACGGTGGATGATTACCTTGGGGCACTCGGGTATTGCATGCAGAGCGAGCTGTTCGCCCAGCAGACCTACGAACTCCTCTCTCAGAAGGCAACACGCGAGGATTCCAGGGTTCTGTTCGCCCAGCTCGCGGACATGGAGAAGAACCACTACGAACGCCTTAAGAAGGCCTACGACCTGCTTGCCGGCTTCAATGCCAGAAAAATGCTCCCGGAGGATGTCTCGCCCGGTGGCTACCTTTTCCCGGACAGAATAAAGGCCCGCTACATGCTCCTCGACCTGATGGGAAAAGGTCTTAAGCCCTACGTTTTCAGTAGGGATCCTTCGAAGAGGCTATTCGATTGGTTCAAGCGTGATGATATCAACGCGGTCTGGGTAAGCTCCGCGCCCGTTAAAGGGGTGGTAACTCCAGGCTCCCTCATCAGCTCGAAAACCGACTTGGTGGACCTCCTTGAGAGTGAGAATGCTGTCCTCCTCATCGAGAACTTCGAGACGATAGTCGTGAGCGGGGGGTTTGTTAGGGCTTTTGACATGGTTTCTATTCTCAGGGACGTTGCTAATTGTGTCAGGCTCCTACCTCCTCGTCCACGCCAAGGAGAATGCCCTGCCCGAGAGGGAGTGGGCGATACTCGAATCGGAGCTTGA
- a CDS encoding YchF/TatD family DNA exonuclease: protein MIDAHCHVEMFKGNAGEVVEESRKHLKAVVDSITEYRKFHVWKSWELLRPHFGFVHPTLGYAPNEARRGNWEKVERVGAFIREHAGEIVALGEIGLDFYYAKTEEERRNQRGIFHHFLSLAAELDLPVVLHARDAEREVFEETQRAGVRAYFHSYAGSVELAKEVAENGHIIGINTGIDFIPAVREAAEVLPLENIVVETDSPYMSPYKGKKNYPWNVDYAVRRIAELREMEFEEVERVTERNAVGFFGLKL from the coding sequence ATGATAGACGCCCACTGTCACGTCGAGATGTTCAAGGGAAACGCTGGAGAAGTCGTCGAGGAGAGCAGAAAACACCTGAAGGCAGTGGTCGATTCCATCACGGAATACAGGAAGTTCCACGTCTGGAAGAGCTGGGAGCTGCTCAGGCCCCACTTTGGCTTCGTTCACCCAACACTGGGCTACGCGCCGAACGAGGCCAGAAGGGGCAACTGGGAGAAGGTCGAGAGGGTGGGAGCCTTCATCCGCGAGCACGCCGGTGAGATAGTGGCCCTGGGTGAAATAGGGCTGGACTTCTACTACGCGAAGACCGAGGAGGAGAGGAGGAACCAGAGAGGGATTTTCCACCACTTCCTAAGCCTGGCCGCCGAGCTGGACCTTCCCGTTGTCCTCCACGCGCGAGACGCCGAGAGGGAGGTCTTTGAGGAGACTCAGAGAGCCGGTGTAAGGGCCTACTTCCACTCCTATGCGGGGAGCGTTGAGCTGGCTAAAGAAGTAGCCGAGAACGGTCACATAATCGGCATCAACACGGGGATAGACTTCATCCCAGCAGTCAGAGAGGCGGCCGAGGTTTTACCGCTTGAGAACATCGTCGTCGAGACTGATTCACCATACATGAGCCCCTACAAGGGAAAGAAGAACTACCCGTGGAACGTGGATTACGCAGTTAGAAGGATAGCGGAGCTTAGGGAGATGGAGTTTGAGGAAGTTGAGAGGGTCACCGAGAGAAACGCGGTGGGGTTTTTTGGACTCAAGCTCTGA
- a CDS encoding DUF3216 domain-containing protein, translated as MTVEVPEVEEVRKLLEELDEKALLARLDSFVTLNDGLETKRGEDYIKLSILSFLEGLLTSLRMKYPKKEERVGKLYEEIKAKRMELDELFRKPAMQNLK; from the coding sequence ATGACCGTTGAGGTTCCAGAGGTTGAAGAGGTCAGGAAACTGCTTGAAGAGCTTGACGAGAAAGCACTCCTGGCGAGGCTTGACTCGTTCGTAACACTGAACGATGGACTTGAGACAAAGAGAGGTGAGGACTACATAAAGCTCTCAATTCTGAGTTTTCTCGAGGGCCTGCTCACAAGCCTCAGAATGAAGTACCCCAAAAAGGAGGAGAGAGTGGGAAAACTTTACGAGGAGATAAAGGCAAAGAGGATGGAACTGGATGAGCTATTCAGAAAACCCGCTATGCAGAATCTTAAATAA
- the tsaA gene encoding tRNA (N6-threonylcarbamoyladenosine(37)-N6)-methyltransferase TrmO: MDIFPIGYVKKENGTLVELLPEFIEGLDGLKEGNFVKLLLWFHLSDTPEKRRILKVHPRGDPKNPLRGVFSTRSPVRPNPIAVYTVRILEITDGKLKVEDIDALDGTPVLDIKPFVERLDCPQTSLSLFR; encoded by the coding sequence ATGGACATCTTTCCAATAGGTTACGTCAAAAAAGAGAACGGAACGTTGGTTGAACTGTTGCCCGAGTTCATTGAGGGGCTCGATGGACTGAAGGAGGGTAATTTTGTAAAACTCCTCCTTTGGTTTCATCTCTCTGATACACCAGAGAAAAGGAGAATCCTAAAGGTTCACCCTCGCGGTGACCCTAAAAACCCACTTAGAGGAGTTTTTTCAACCCGCTCCCCGGTTAGACCTAACCCGATAGCAGTCTACACCGTTAGAATACTGGAGATAACAGATGGGAAACTGAAAGTCGAGGACATAGACGCCCTGGATGGGACACCGGTTTTGGATATTAAACCCTTTGTTGAGAGGTTGGACTGTCCCCAGACTTCACTCTCCCTTTTCCGCTAA
- a CDS encoding dihydropteroate synthase-like protein, translating to MENARRILLVTGRLAEPLVRKYGKGCEVFVTPISVAAFLTPELIVHYLRKAGVRSEDYDLILIPGLVRGSAQVIEDELGIPTFKGPRNAIDLPQTLKALSEGFKLSKELPADDLFSVDALKRVEDIRNKTRNERYIENALKKPWNVLIGNLPAGRDFPARILGEVVDAPKLGVEKTVEKAHYYLREGVDIIDIGMVAGETNPDFIEEIPEIRERLKENGFQVPISFDSLNTAEIERALDYVDLFLSVDEGNIEGLVTEKPVVLIPTNQREGFFPTKPGERVGFLERLKERAFDLGYKTVIPDLILEHVPHLARSITAFQFYRERNPDDVLLAGVGNVVELYDADSIGINALLAGIAKELSINLLLTTEVSAKARGSVRELRRAIDMNLFDLPKDLGFDLLVLKEKKPAEWKFEPAGEIIEAKERPVKLEPLYFRVWVESGKIWMNAHRGTKVVLTITGEEPSAIIDTLLEHFEISPRHAFYLGRELERAYTALNLRRSYVQEVELFERFYKRGC from the coding sequence ATGGAGAACGCCCGAAGGATCCTCCTCGTCACCGGCAGGCTCGCCGAGCCTCTCGTGAGGAAGTACGGGAAGGGATGCGAGGTCTTCGTTACACCGATCAGTGTCGCGGCCTTCCTCACACCTGAGCTTATAGTGCACTACCTGAGAAAGGCCGGAGTCCGGAGTGAGGACTACGACCTAATACTCATTCCGGGCCTCGTCCGTGGTTCGGCCCAGGTCATAGAGGACGAACTTGGTATCCCTACCTTCAAGGGACCGAGGAACGCGATTGATCTGCCCCAGACACTCAAAGCCTTAAGTGAGGGCTTCAAGCTGAGCAAAGAACTTCCCGCCGACGACCTCTTCTCCGTTGATGCGCTTAAGAGGGTGGAAGACATTCGAAACAAAACGAGGAACGAGCGCTACATCGAGAATGCCCTCAAAAAGCCCTGGAACGTCCTCATCGGAAACCTCCCTGCTGGAAGGGACTTCCCTGCGAGGATTCTGGGGGAGGTTGTGGACGCTCCTAAGCTCGGCGTTGAAAAGACCGTCGAGAAGGCCCACTACTACCTCCGTGAGGGTGTCGATATAATCGACATCGGCATGGTTGCCGGGGAGACCAACCCCGACTTCATCGAGGAAATCCCGGAAATCCGCGAGCGACTCAAAGAGAACGGCTTCCAAGTCCCGATAAGCTTTGACTCGCTCAACACAGCCGAGATTGAAAGGGCCCTTGACTACGTTGACCTCTTCCTCAGCGTCGATGAGGGCAACATTGAGGGGCTTGTAACCGAAAAGCCGGTCGTTCTAATTCCGACGAACCAGAGGGAGGGCTTCTTCCCAACGAAACCGGGCGAGCGCGTCGGTTTCCTCGAAAGGCTGAAGGAGAGGGCCTTTGATTTGGGTTACAAAACGGTAATCCCTGACCTCATCCTTGAGCACGTACCCCACCTAGCACGCTCCATCACGGCTTTCCAGTTCTATCGCGAGAGGAACCCCGATGACGTTCTACTTGCGGGCGTTGGAAACGTGGTGGAGCTTTACGACGCGGATAGCATTGGCATAAACGCTCTGCTCGCTGGAATCGCAAAGGAACTCTCGATAAACCTCCTCCTCACAACGGAGGTTAGCGCCAAGGCGAGGGGGTCTGTTAGGGAGCTGAGGCGCGCTATAGATATGAACCTCTTCGACCTTCCCAAAGACCTCGGCTTCGACCTACTGGTGCTCAAGGAAAAGAAGCCTGCGGAGTGGAAGTTTGAGCCTGCCGGGGAGATAATAGAAGCCAAAGAAAGACCCGTTAAGCTCGAACCCCTTTACTTCCGGGTCTGGGTCGAGAGCGGTAAAATCTGGATGAACGCCCACCGCGGGACAAAGGTAGTGCTCACGATAACCGGAGAGGAGCCCAGCGCGATAATCGATACCCTCCTGGAACACTTCGAGATAAGCCCAAGGCACGCCTTCTACCTCGGGCGGGAGCTTGAGAGGGCATATACGGCACTGAACCTCCGCAGGAGCTACGTGCAGGAGGTCGAGCTTTTTGAGAGGTTCTATAAAAGGGGGTGCTAG
- a CDS encoding ATP-binding protein, with protein sequence MERDNPVGIVFGESTTDHFTFIVNPKNGLPRFGEFLIARNRDGDEVLAILKSIRNVNWLMDAGRGSYDYVEKTVNVFSKGVLDKSEEILATAKVLGVLRRISGEFLTKPAPNRVPIKPGEKVYLARDEDLERIFSQGHLRLGRLIARENVEVNLDANRLVSRHFAVLAVTGAGKSNTISVLTKELVSNVNATVVLLDPHGEYRHLSWPGARVNPIKATIDPGRIRLSEFATLLGIAENASLQRRFLGLVYRTVREEMRRKGRIVGGMDFIHEMEDKIEEWIRVYENTDDKVIYYYDERGIETPRKIQAKDLDSLIRLKDYLSELRANFGEFISPINVLSEIRPGMVNVIDLSGMEEDQMITLASFVLRGILKNRIDYIKAARTNDRTTMREIAEEYPAVKKPLLVIAEEAHIFAPRGEKNPATLWLGKIAREGRKFGVGLGIVSQRPKKLDDDILSQTNTKIILKLVEPNDQRYVQQASEQISEDLLSDIASLGVGEAVIVGYAITIPAMVKIYSFEKDMKGHYGGGDIDIVAEWLEGKDEEENTTEEEAIKALPL encoded by the coding sequence ATGGAGCGTGATAACCCCGTTGGAATCGTGTTCGGTGAATCGACCACCGACCACTTCACGTTCATAGTGAACCCGAAGAACGGGCTTCCCCGCTTTGGGGAGTTTCTCATAGCAAGAAACAGGGATGGGGATGAGGTTTTAGCCATTCTGAAGTCGATAAGAAACGTCAACTGGCTTATGGACGCAGGAAGGGGGAGCTACGATTACGTTGAGAAGACGGTCAACGTTTTCTCGAAGGGCGTCTTAGACAAGAGTGAGGAGATACTCGCGACGGCGAAGGTTTTAGGTGTTCTCAGAAGAATAAGCGGGGAATTTCTCACCAAACCTGCCCCCAACCGCGTCCCTATAAAGCCGGGTGAGAAGGTTTATCTCGCGAGGGATGAAGACCTGGAGAGAATTTTCTCGCAGGGGCACCTACGGCTCGGGAGGCTGATAGCGAGGGAGAACGTTGAGGTCAACCTCGACGCAAACAGGTTGGTTTCGAGGCACTTCGCGGTTCTGGCCGTCACCGGCGCCGGAAAGTCCAACACCATATCGGTTCTCACGAAGGAACTTGTGAGCAACGTCAACGCGACGGTTGTCCTCCTCGACCCCCACGGCGAGTACAGGCATTTGAGCTGGCCCGGCGCTCGCGTGAACCCGATAAAGGCCACTATAGACCCCGGGAGGATAAGGCTCAGCGAGTTCGCCACGCTCCTTGGGATAGCCGAAAACGCCAGCCTTCAGAGACGCTTCCTTGGGCTGGTTTACAGAACCGTCAGGGAAGAGATGCGCAGGAAGGGGCGCATTGTAGGAGGAATGGACTTCATCCACGAGATGGAGGACAAGATAGAGGAGTGGATACGCGTTTACGAGAACACCGACGACAAGGTCATCTACTACTACGACGAGAGGGGCATCGAGACGCCGAGGAAGATACAGGCGAAGGACCTCGACTCCCTGATAAGACTAAAAGATTATTTAAGCGAGCTTCGTGCCAACTTCGGCGAGTTCATAAGCCCGATCAACGTCCTGAGTGAGATAAGACCCGGAATGGTGAACGTCATAGATCTGAGTGGCATGGAAGAGGATCAGATGATAACCCTCGCGAGCTTTGTTCTCAGGGGAATCCTCAAGAACCGCATCGACTACATAAAGGCCGCCAGAACCAACGACAGGACCACGATGAGGGAGATAGCCGAGGAGTATCCGGCTGTGAAAAAGCCCCTGCTGGTTATAGCTGAGGAGGCACACATATTCGCACCAAGGGGTGAAAAGAACCCGGCAACGCTCTGGCTCGGCAAGATTGCCCGCGAGGGCAGGAAGTTCGGAGTCGGCCTTGGCATAGTCTCACAGAGGCCGAAGAAGCTGGACGACGACATCCTGAGCCAGACCAACACGAAGATCATCCTCAAGCTCGTCGAGCCGAACGACCAGCGCTACGTTCAGCAGGCAAGCGAGCAGATAAGCGAAGATCTGCTGAGCGATATTGCTTCCCTAGGTGTTGGTGAAGCGGTGATAGTCGGCTACGCAATAACGATCCCGGCGATGGTAAAAATATACAGCTTCGAGAAGGACATGAAGGGCCACTACGGCGGTGGGGACATCGATATAGTCGCTGAGTGGCTCGAGGGGAAGGACGAGGAAGAGAACACGACGGAAGAGGAGGCTATAAAGGCTCTCCCGCTGTGA